Proteins co-encoded in one Candidatus Polarisedimenticolaceae bacterium genomic window:
- a CDS encoding MBL fold metallo-hydrolase, which produces MLLAGFATTSSPPAAAGGDSTKAQITILYDAFGKSSAMQKDWGYAALIEYGGKRILFDTGNNSDILAQNAKAKGIDLSKLDFVVMSHRHGDHMGGMAYVLSVNPKVKIYAPKEGFGVYGSDLPSTFYRKDASLPPEQRYYDGAPPAVMRFGAAWPGVNFELIDKTTEVAPGIHLIALVSDKPGTLELRELSLAINTPDGIVIVVGCSHPGIDNIVAAAAAINPRIHFLAGGFHMVVSNDQEIEKIVATLRDTFKVAFIAPGHCTGEPTFTALKKAFGDRYLFAGLGTTFALGATPRSISDAGHS; this is translated from the coding sequence ATGCTTCTCGCCGGATTCGCAACGACGAGCTCGCCACCGGCTGCGGCGGGCGGCGACTCGACCAAGGCGCAGATCACCATTCTCTACGACGCCTTCGGCAAGTCTTCCGCCATGCAGAAGGACTGGGGGTATGCCGCACTCATCGAATATGGTGGCAAGCGCATCCTCTTCGACACAGGCAACAACTCCGACATCCTGGCCCAGAACGCGAAGGCAAAAGGCATCGATCTATCCAAGCTCGACTTCGTCGTCATGTCCCACCGCCATGGCGATCACATGGGAGGCATGGCCTATGTCCTGAGTGTGAATCCCAAGGTGAAGATCTACGCGCCCAAGGAGGGTTTCGGCGTGTATGGCAGCGACCTGCCGAGCACCTTCTATCGCAAGGATGCCTCTCTGCCCCCTGAGCAACGCTACTACGACGGCGCGCCACCCGCAGTGATGCGGTTCGGAGCCGCCTGGCCCGGCGTCAACTTCGAGTTGATCGACAAGACCACGGAGGTTGCCCCCGGCATCCATCTGATCGCGCTGGTCTCGGACAAACCGGGGACGCTAGAGTTGCGCGAGCTGTCGCTCGCGATCAACACGCCCGACGGCATAGTGATCGTGGTGGGCTGCTCGCATCCGGGCATCGACAACATCGTCGCAGCCGCGGCCGCGATCAACCCACGAATCCACTTCCTAGCTGGCGGTTTCCATATGGTGGTATCCAACGACCAGGAAATCGAGAAGATCGTCGCGACTCTGCGCGATACTTTCAAAGTGGCCTTCATCGCACCTGGCCACTGCACTGGCGAGCCGACTTTCACCGCACTCAAGAAAGCATTTGGTGATCGTTATCTTTTTGCTGGGCTAGGTACAACCTTCGCGCTGGGTGCCACGCCACGCTCGATTTCCGACGCTGGTCACAGTTGA